One part of the Panthera leo isolate Ple1 chromosome D4, P.leo_Ple1_pat1.1, whole genome shotgun sequence genome encodes these proteins:
- the PKN3 gene encoding serine/threonine-protein kinase N3 isoform X2: protein MGGDRSGDRLRSPRVSIWPRSTSCKSGADQQPPEDEKEVIRRAIQKELKIKEGVENLRRVATDRRHLGHVQQLLRASNRRLEQLHGELRALHARILLPGPGLAGPATAGPQPPAEQPRARHLEALQRQLQVELKVKQGAENMTHTYASGTPKERKLLAAAQQMLRDSQLKVALLRMKISSLEASGSPEPGEALRSGAGQGRAGRGLGADRLLPGPELLAEELRHRLRIEAAVAEGAKNVVKLLGSRRTQDRKALAEAQAQLQESSQKLDLLRLALEQLLEGLPPAHPLRGRVARELRTAVSGNPQPSGVLVKPTAMTGTLEVRLLGCEQLLTAVPGRSPAAVLAGSPSQGWLRARAKQQRGGGELASEVLAVLKVDNRVVGQTGWGPVTKQSWDQTFIVPLERARELEIGVHWRDWRQLCGVAFLRLEDFLDNACHQLSLSLVPQGLLFAQVTFCDPVIERRPRLQRQKRIFSKRRGQDFLRASQMNLNMAAWGRLVMNLLPPCSSPSTISPPRACPQTPATPRGAANPASPRCLLSPHSDFPPKKSPLEEEVRPPPKPPRLYLPREPTPEEIPRTKRPHMEPRTRLGPPLPASATRKPPRLQDFRCLAVLGRGHFGKVLLVQFKGTGKYYAIKALKKQEVLSRDEMESLYCEKRILEAVGRTGHPFLLSLLACFQTSSHACFVTEFAPGGDLMMQIHEDVFPEPQARFYLACVVLGLQFLHEKKIIYRDLKLDNLLLDAQGFLKIADFGLCKEGIGFGDRTSTFCGTPEFLAPEVLTQEAYTRAVDWWGLGVLLYEMLVGECPFPGDTEEEVFDCIVNADAPYPRFLSVQGLELIQKLLQKCPEQRLGAGERDAEEIKTQPFFRTTDWQALLARTVQPPFLPTLRGPTDLRYFEGEFTGLPPALTPPDPRSPLTARQQAAFRDFDFVSEGFLGP from the exons ATGGGAGGGGACAGGAGCGGGGACAGGCTGCGTAGCCCTAGGGTTTCCATCTGGCCCAGGAGTACTAGCTGTAAG TCTGGGGCCGACCAGCAGCCCCCAGAGGATGAGAAAGAGGTGATCCGCCGGGCCATCCAGAAGGAGCTGAAGATCAAGGAGGGTGTTGAGAACCTGCGGAGGGTGGCCACGGACCGCCGCCACTTGGGCCACGTACAGCAGCTGCTGCGGGCCTCCAACCGCCGCCTGGAGCAGTTGCACGGGGAGCTGAGGGCGCTGCACGCGCGCATCCTGCTGCCCGGGCCCGGCCTGGCCG GACCCGCCACCGCGGGACCCCAGCCACCTGCAGAGCAGCCAAGGGCTCGGCACCTGGAGGCTCTACAGAGGCAGCTTCAGGTGGAGCTGAAGGTGAAGCAGGGGGCGGAGAACATGACGCACACATACGCCAGTGGCACGCCCAAG GAGAGGAAGCTCCTGGCAGCTGCCCAGCAGATGCTGCGGGACAGCCAGCTGAAGGTGGCCCTGCTGCGAATGAAGATTAGCAGCCTGGAAGCCAGTGGGTCCCCTGAACCAGGTGAGGCTTTGAGAAGCGGGGCCGGGCAGGGCCGGgcagggcggggcctgggggctgaCCGCCTCCTCCCAGGTCCCGAGCTGCTGGCAGAGGAGCTAAGGCATCGACTACGCATTGAGGCCGCTGTGGCCGAGGGCGCCAAGAACGTGGTGAAGCTGCTGGGTAGCCGGCGGACACAAGACCGGAAGGCGCTGGCTGAG GCTCAGGCCCAGCTCCAGGAGTCCTCCCAGAAACTGGATCTCCTGCGGCTGGCCTTGGAGCAGCTGCTGGAGGGATTGCCTCCTGCCCACCCTCTGCGCGGCAGAGTGGCCCGGGAGCTGCGGACTGCTGTGTCTGGGAACCCCCAGCCTTCAGGGGTGCTCGTGAAGCCCACCGCCATGACAG GGACGCTGGAGGTCCGTCTCCTGGGCTGTGAGCAGCTGCTGACAGCCGTGCCCGGACGCTCCCCGGCGGCTGTGCTGGCCGGGAGCCCCTCGCAGGGCTGGCTTCGGGCCCGGGCCAAGCAGCAGCGTGGCGGAGGAGAGCTGGCCA GTGAGGTGCTGGCTGTGCTGAAGGTGGACAATCGTGTCGTGGGCCAGACCGGCTGGGGGCCAGTGACCAAGCAGTCCTGGGACCAGACCTTTATTGTCCCCCTGGAGCGG GCCCGGGAGCTGGAGATTGGGGTGCACTGGCGGGACTGGAGGCAGCTGTGTGGCGTGGCCTTCCTGCGGCTGGAGGACTTCCTGGACAACGCTTGTCACCAGCTGTCCCTCAGTCTGGTGCCCCAGGGGCTGCTCTTTGCCCAG GTGACCTTCTGTGACCCTGTCATTGAGAGGAGGCCCCGGCTGCAGAGGCAGAAACGCATTTTCTCTAAACGCAGAG GTCAGGACTTTTTGAGGGCTTCCCAGATGAATCTCAACATGGCAGCCTGGGGGCGCTTGGTCATGAACTTGCTGCCCCCCTGCAGCTCCCCAAGCACGATCAGCCCCCCCAGAGCCTGCCCCCAGACCCCAGCCACGCCCCGGGGAGCTGCCAACCCTGCCTCGCCCAG GTGTCTGCTTTCTCCACATAGTGATTTCCCACCCAAGAAGAGCCCCTTGGAAGAAGAGGTGAGGCCCCCGCCCAAGCCCCCACGTCTCTACCTGCCCCGGGAGCCAACCCCCGAGGAGATACCG CGCACCAAACGCCCCCACATGGAGCCCAGGACTCGACTCGGGCCACCGCTTCCAGCCTCAGCCACCAG GAAACCCCCCCGCCTTCAGGACTTCCGTTGCTTGGCCGTGCTGGGCCGGGGACACTTCGGGAAG GTCCTCCTGGTCCAGTTCAAGGGGACGGGGAAATACTACGCCATCAAAGCGCTGAAGAAGCAGGAGGTGCTGAGCCGGGACGAGATGGAGAG CCTGTACTGCGAGAAACGCATCCTGGAGGCTGTGGGCCGCACAGGGCACCCCTTCCTGCTGTCCCTCCTCGCCTGCTTCCAGACCTCCAGCCACGCCTGCTTCGTGACAGAGTTTGCGCCCGGTGGTGACCTCATGATGCAGATCCACGAGGACGTcttccctgagccccaggcccG GTTCTACCTGGCCTGTGTGGTCCTCGGGTTACAGTTCTTACACGAGAAGAAAATCATTTACAG GGACCTTAAGTTGGACAACCTTCTGCTGGACGCCCAGGGTTTCCTGAAGATCGCGGACTTCGGGCTGTGTAAGGAAG GGATCGGCTTTGGGGACCGGACAAGCACCTTCTGCGGCACCCCAGAGTTCCTCGCCCCGGAAGTGCTGACCCAGGAGGCCTACACACGGGCTGTGGACTGGTGGGGGTTGGGTGTGCTGCTCTATGAGATGCTGGTGGGCGAG TGTCCATTCCCCGGGGACACCGAGGAGGAGGTATTTGACTGCATCGTCAATGCGGACGCCCCGTATCCCCGCTTTCTGTCGGtgcaagggcttgaactcattcaGAAG CTCCTCCAGAAGTGCCCGGAGCAGCGCCTCGGGGCGGGTGAGCGGGATGCTGAGGAGATCAAGACCCAGCCTTTCTTCAGG ACCACCGACTGGCAGGCCCTGCTCGCCCGCACCGTCCAGCCCCCCTTCCTGCCCACCCTCCGTGGCCCTACGGACCTGCGTTACTTCGAGGGCGAGTTTACGGGGCTGCCGCCGGCCCTGACCCCACCTGACCCCCGTAGCCCCCTGACGGCCCGCCAGCAGGCTGCCTTCCGGGACTTCGACTTTGTGTCAGAGGGATTCCTGGGGCCCTGA
- the PKN3 gene encoding serine/threonine-protein kinase N3 isoform X6, translating into MGGDRSGDRLRSPRVSIWPRSTSCKSGADQQPPEDEKEVIRRAIQKELKIKEGVENLRRVATDRRHLGHVQQLLRASNRRLEQLHGELRALHARILLPGPGLAGPATAGPQPPAEQPRARHLEALQRQLQVELKVKQGAENMTHTYASGTPKERKLLAAAQQMLRDSQLKVALLRMKISSLEASGSPEPGEALRSGAGQGRAGRGLGADRLLPGPELLAEELRHRLRIEAAVAEGAKNVVKLLGSRRTQDRKALAEAQAQLQESSQKLDLLRLALEQLLEGLPPAHPLRGRVARELRTAVSGNPQPSGVLVKPTAMTGTLEVRLLGCEQLLTAVPGRSPAAVLAGSPSQGWLRARAKQQRGGGELASEVLAVLKVDNRVVGQTGWGPVTKQSWDQTFIVPLERARELEIGVHWRDWRQLCGVAFLRLEDFLDNACHQLSLSLVPQGLLFAQVTFCDPVIERRPRLQRQKRIFSKRRGQDFLRASQMNLNMAAWGRLVMNLLPPCSSPSTISPPRACPQTPATPRGAANPASPSSSVCLCPVRCLLSPHSDFPPKKSPLEEERTKRPHMEPRTRLGPPLPASATRKPPRLQDFRCLAVLGRGHFGKVLLVQFKGTGKYYAIKALKKQEVLSRDEMESLYCEKRILEAVGRTGHPFLLSLLACFQTSSHACFVTEFAPGGDLMMQIHEDVFPEPQARFYLACVVLGLQFLHEKKIIYRDLKLDNLLLDAQGFLKIADFGLCKEGIGFGDRTSTFCGTPEFLAPEVLTQEAYTRAVDWWGLGVLLYEMLVGECPFPGDTEEEVFDCIVNADAPYPRFLSVQGLELIQKLLQKCPEQRLGAGERDAEEIKTQPFFRTTDWQALLARTVQPPFLPTLRGPTDLRYFEGEFTGLPPALTPPDPRSPLTARQQAAFRDFDFVSEGFLGP; encoded by the exons ATGGGAGGGGACAGGAGCGGGGACAGGCTGCGTAGCCCTAGGGTTTCCATCTGGCCCAGGAGTACTAGCTGTAAG TCTGGGGCCGACCAGCAGCCCCCAGAGGATGAGAAAGAGGTGATCCGCCGGGCCATCCAGAAGGAGCTGAAGATCAAGGAGGGTGTTGAGAACCTGCGGAGGGTGGCCACGGACCGCCGCCACTTGGGCCACGTACAGCAGCTGCTGCGGGCCTCCAACCGCCGCCTGGAGCAGTTGCACGGGGAGCTGAGGGCGCTGCACGCGCGCATCCTGCTGCCCGGGCCCGGCCTGGCCG GACCCGCCACCGCGGGACCCCAGCCACCTGCAGAGCAGCCAAGGGCTCGGCACCTGGAGGCTCTACAGAGGCAGCTTCAGGTGGAGCTGAAGGTGAAGCAGGGGGCGGAGAACATGACGCACACATACGCCAGTGGCACGCCCAAG GAGAGGAAGCTCCTGGCAGCTGCCCAGCAGATGCTGCGGGACAGCCAGCTGAAGGTGGCCCTGCTGCGAATGAAGATTAGCAGCCTGGAAGCCAGTGGGTCCCCTGAACCAGGTGAGGCTTTGAGAAGCGGGGCCGGGCAGGGCCGGgcagggcggggcctgggggctgaCCGCCTCCTCCCAGGTCCCGAGCTGCTGGCAGAGGAGCTAAGGCATCGACTACGCATTGAGGCCGCTGTGGCCGAGGGCGCCAAGAACGTGGTGAAGCTGCTGGGTAGCCGGCGGACACAAGACCGGAAGGCGCTGGCTGAG GCTCAGGCCCAGCTCCAGGAGTCCTCCCAGAAACTGGATCTCCTGCGGCTGGCCTTGGAGCAGCTGCTGGAGGGATTGCCTCCTGCCCACCCTCTGCGCGGCAGAGTGGCCCGGGAGCTGCGGACTGCTGTGTCTGGGAACCCCCAGCCTTCAGGGGTGCTCGTGAAGCCCACCGCCATGACAG GGACGCTGGAGGTCCGTCTCCTGGGCTGTGAGCAGCTGCTGACAGCCGTGCCCGGACGCTCCCCGGCGGCTGTGCTGGCCGGGAGCCCCTCGCAGGGCTGGCTTCGGGCCCGGGCCAAGCAGCAGCGTGGCGGAGGAGAGCTGGCCA GTGAGGTGCTGGCTGTGCTGAAGGTGGACAATCGTGTCGTGGGCCAGACCGGCTGGGGGCCAGTGACCAAGCAGTCCTGGGACCAGACCTTTATTGTCCCCCTGGAGCGG GCCCGGGAGCTGGAGATTGGGGTGCACTGGCGGGACTGGAGGCAGCTGTGTGGCGTGGCCTTCCTGCGGCTGGAGGACTTCCTGGACAACGCTTGTCACCAGCTGTCCCTCAGTCTGGTGCCCCAGGGGCTGCTCTTTGCCCAG GTGACCTTCTGTGACCCTGTCATTGAGAGGAGGCCCCGGCTGCAGAGGCAGAAACGCATTTTCTCTAAACGCAGAG GTCAGGACTTTTTGAGGGCTTCCCAGATGAATCTCAACATGGCAGCCTGGGGGCGCTTGGTCATGAACTTGCTGCCCCCCTGCAGCTCCCCAAGCACGATCAGCCCCCCCAGAGCCTGCCCCCAGACCCCAGCCACGCCCCGGGGAGCTGCCAACCCTGCCTCGCCCAG CTCTTCCGTCTGCCTGTGCCCTGTCAGGTGTCTGCTTTCTCCACATAGTGATTTCCCACCCAAGAAGAGCCCCTTGGAAGAAGAG CGCACCAAACGCCCCCACATGGAGCCCAGGACTCGACTCGGGCCACCGCTTCCAGCCTCAGCCACCAG GAAACCCCCCCGCCTTCAGGACTTCCGTTGCTTGGCCGTGCTGGGCCGGGGACACTTCGGGAAG GTCCTCCTGGTCCAGTTCAAGGGGACGGGGAAATACTACGCCATCAAAGCGCTGAAGAAGCAGGAGGTGCTGAGCCGGGACGAGATGGAGAG CCTGTACTGCGAGAAACGCATCCTGGAGGCTGTGGGCCGCACAGGGCACCCCTTCCTGCTGTCCCTCCTCGCCTGCTTCCAGACCTCCAGCCACGCCTGCTTCGTGACAGAGTTTGCGCCCGGTGGTGACCTCATGATGCAGATCCACGAGGACGTcttccctgagccccaggcccG GTTCTACCTGGCCTGTGTGGTCCTCGGGTTACAGTTCTTACACGAGAAGAAAATCATTTACAG GGACCTTAAGTTGGACAACCTTCTGCTGGACGCCCAGGGTTTCCTGAAGATCGCGGACTTCGGGCTGTGTAAGGAAG GGATCGGCTTTGGGGACCGGACAAGCACCTTCTGCGGCACCCCAGAGTTCCTCGCCCCGGAAGTGCTGACCCAGGAGGCCTACACACGGGCTGTGGACTGGTGGGGGTTGGGTGTGCTGCTCTATGAGATGCTGGTGGGCGAG TGTCCATTCCCCGGGGACACCGAGGAGGAGGTATTTGACTGCATCGTCAATGCGGACGCCCCGTATCCCCGCTTTCTGTCGGtgcaagggcttgaactcattcaGAAG CTCCTCCAGAAGTGCCCGGAGCAGCGCCTCGGGGCGGGTGAGCGGGATGCTGAGGAGATCAAGACCCAGCCTTTCTTCAGG ACCACCGACTGGCAGGCCCTGCTCGCCCGCACCGTCCAGCCCCCCTTCCTGCCCACCCTCCGTGGCCCTACGGACCTGCGTTACTTCGAGGGCGAGTTTACGGGGCTGCCGCCGGCCCTGACCCCACCTGACCCCCGTAGCCCCCTGACGGCCCGCCAGCAGGCTGCCTTCCGGGACTTCGACTTTGTGTCAGAGGGATTCCTGGGGCCCTGA
- the PKN3 gene encoding serine/threonine-protein kinase N3 isoform X8 encodes MGGDRSGDRLRSPRVSIWPRSTSCKSGADQQPPEDEKEVIRRAIQKELKIKEGVENLRRVATDRRHLGHVQQLLRASNRRLEQLHGELRALHARILLPGPGLAGPATAGPQPPAEQPRARHLEALQRQLQVELKVKQGAENMTHTYASGTPKERKLLAAAQQMLRDSQLKVALLRMKISSLEASGSPEPGEALRSGAGQGRAGRGLGADRLLPGPELLAEELRHRLRIEAAVAEGAKNVVKLLGSRRTQDRKALAEAQAQLQESSQKLDLLRLALEQLLEGLPPAHPLRGRVARELRTAVSGNPQPSGVLVKPTAMTGTLEVRLLGCEQLLTAVPGRSPAAVLAGSPSQGWLRARAKQQRGGGELASEVLAVLKVDNRVVGQTGWGPVTKQSWDQTFIVPLERARELEIGVHWRDWRQLCGVAFLRLEDFLDNACHQLSLSLVPQGLLFAQVTFCDPVIERRPRLQRQKRIFSKRRGQDFLRASQMNLNMAAWGRLVMNLLPPCSSPSTISPPRACPQTPATPRGAANPASPRCLLSPHSDFPPKKSPLEEERTKRPHMEPRTRLGPPLPASATRKPPRLQDFRCLAVLGRGHFGKVLLVQFKGTGKYYAIKALKKQEVLSRDEMESLYCEKRILEAVGRTGHPFLLSLLACFQTSSHACFVTEFAPGGDLMMQIHEDVFPEPQARFYLACVVLGLQFLHEKKIIYRDLKLDNLLLDAQGFLKIADFGLCKEGIGFGDRTSTFCGTPEFLAPEVLTQEAYTRAVDWWGLGVLLYEMLVGECPFPGDTEEEVFDCIVNADAPYPRFLSVQGLELIQKLLQKCPEQRLGAGERDAEEIKTQPFFRTTDWQALLARTVQPPFLPTLRGPTDLRYFEGEFTGLPPALTPPDPRSPLTARQQAAFRDFDFVSEGFLGP; translated from the exons ATGGGAGGGGACAGGAGCGGGGACAGGCTGCGTAGCCCTAGGGTTTCCATCTGGCCCAGGAGTACTAGCTGTAAG TCTGGGGCCGACCAGCAGCCCCCAGAGGATGAGAAAGAGGTGATCCGCCGGGCCATCCAGAAGGAGCTGAAGATCAAGGAGGGTGTTGAGAACCTGCGGAGGGTGGCCACGGACCGCCGCCACTTGGGCCACGTACAGCAGCTGCTGCGGGCCTCCAACCGCCGCCTGGAGCAGTTGCACGGGGAGCTGAGGGCGCTGCACGCGCGCATCCTGCTGCCCGGGCCCGGCCTGGCCG GACCCGCCACCGCGGGACCCCAGCCACCTGCAGAGCAGCCAAGGGCTCGGCACCTGGAGGCTCTACAGAGGCAGCTTCAGGTGGAGCTGAAGGTGAAGCAGGGGGCGGAGAACATGACGCACACATACGCCAGTGGCACGCCCAAG GAGAGGAAGCTCCTGGCAGCTGCCCAGCAGATGCTGCGGGACAGCCAGCTGAAGGTGGCCCTGCTGCGAATGAAGATTAGCAGCCTGGAAGCCAGTGGGTCCCCTGAACCAGGTGAGGCTTTGAGAAGCGGGGCCGGGCAGGGCCGGgcagggcggggcctgggggctgaCCGCCTCCTCCCAGGTCCCGAGCTGCTGGCAGAGGAGCTAAGGCATCGACTACGCATTGAGGCCGCTGTGGCCGAGGGCGCCAAGAACGTGGTGAAGCTGCTGGGTAGCCGGCGGACACAAGACCGGAAGGCGCTGGCTGAG GCTCAGGCCCAGCTCCAGGAGTCCTCCCAGAAACTGGATCTCCTGCGGCTGGCCTTGGAGCAGCTGCTGGAGGGATTGCCTCCTGCCCACCCTCTGCGCGGCAGAGTGGCCCGGGAGCTGCGGACTGCTGTGTCTGGGAACCCCCAGCCTTCAGGGGTGCTCGTGAAGCCCACCGCCATGACAG GGACGCTGGAGGTCCGTCTCCTGGGCTGTGAGCAGCTGCTGACAGCCGTGCCCGGACGCTCCCCGGCGGCTGTGCTGGCCGGGAGCCCCTCGCAGGGCTGGCTTCGGGCCCGGGCCAAGCAGCAGCGTGGCGGAGGAGAGCTGGCCA GTGAGGTGCTGGCTGTGCTGAAGGTGGACAATCGTGTCGTGGGCCAGACCGGCTGGGGGCCAGTGACCAAGCAGTCCTGGGACCAGACCTTTATTGTCCCCCTGGAGCGG GCCCGGGAGCTGGAGATTGGGGTGCACTGGCGGGACTGGAGGCAGCTGTGTGGCGTGGCCTTCCTGCGGCTGGAGGACTTCCTGGACAACGCTTGTCACCAGCTGTCCCTCAGTCTGGTGCCCCAGGGGCTGCTCTTTGCCCAG GTGACCTTCTGTGACCCTGTCATTGAGAGGAGGCCCCGGCTGCAGAGGCAGAAACGCATTTTCTCTAAACGCAGAG GTCAGGACTTTTTGAGGGCTTCCCAGATGAATCTCAACATGGCAGCCTGGGGGCGCTTGGTCATGAACTTGCTGCCCCCCTGCAGCTCCCCAAGCACGATCAGCCCCCCCAGAGCCTGCCCCCAGACCCCAGCCACGCCCCGGGGAGCTGCCAACCCTGCCTCGCCCAG GTGTCTGCTTTCTCCACATAGTGATTTCCCACCCAAGAAGAGCCCCTTGGAAGAAGAG CGCACCAAACGCCCCCACATGGAGCCCAGGACTCGACTCGGGCCACCGCTTCCAGCCTCAGCCACCAG GAAACCCCCCCGCCTTCAGGACTTCCGTTGCTTGGCCGTGCTGGGCCGGGGACACTTCGGGAAG GTCCTCCTGGTCCAGTTCAAGGGGACGGGGAAATACTACGCCATCAAAGCGCTGAAGAAGCAGGAGGTGCTGAGCCGGGACGAGATGGAGAG CCTGTACTGCGAGAAACGCATCCTGGAGGCTGTGGGCCGCACAGGGCACCCCTTCCTGCTGTCCCTCCTCGCCTGCTTCCAGACCTCCAGCCACGCCTGCTTCGTGACAGAGTTTGCGCCCGGTGGTGACCTCATGATGCAGATCCACGAGGACGTcttccctgagccccaggcccG GTTCTACCTGGCCTGTGTGGTCCTCGGGTTACAGTTCTTACACGAGAAGAAAATCATTTACAG GGACCTTAAGTTGGACAACCTTCTGCTGGACGCCCAGGGTTTCCTGAAGATCGCGGACTTCGGGCTGTGTAAGGAAG GGATCGGCTTTGGGGACCGGACAAGCACCTTCTGCGGCACCCCAGAGTTCCTCGCCCCGGAAGTGCTGACCCAGGAGGCCTACACACGGGCTGTGGACTGGTGGGGGTTGGGTGTGCTGCTCTATGAGATGCTGGTGGGCGAG TGTCCATTCCCCGGGGACACCGAGGAGGAGGTATTTGACTGCATCGTCAATGCGGACGCCCCGTATCCCCGCTTTCTGTCGGtgcaagggcttgaactcattcaGAAG CTCCTCCAGAAGTGCCCGGAGCAGCGCCTCGGGGCGGGTGAGCGGGATGCTGAGGAGATCAAGACCCAGCCTTTCTTCAGG ACCACCGACTGGCAGGCCCTGCTCGCCCGCACCGTCCAGCCCCCCTTCCTGCCCACCCTCCGTGGCCCTACGGACCTGCGTTACTTCGAGGGCGAGTTTACGGGGCTGCCGCCGGCCCTGACCCCACCTGACCCCCGTAGCCCCCTGACGGCCCGCCAGCAGGCTGCCTTCCGGGACTTCGACTTTGTGTCAGAGGGATTCCTGGGGCCCTGA